A genomic stretch from Deltaproteobacteria bacterium HGW-Deltaproteobacteria-18 includes:
- a CDS encoding divalent-cation tolerance protein CutA, with amino-acid sequence MGQILVYMTFPDEETALRIGRALLEQRLVACVNIMPQAKSMYWWADEIQQETEVVMLAKTVSDLFEGLKACVLGLHPYEVPCIVSLALDQGHEPFLRWIDEQTRDRSQK; translated from the coding sequence ATGGGACAGATTCTGGTCTACATGACGTTTCCGGATGAAGAGACGGCTCTACGGATTGGGCGGGCCTTGCTCGAACAGCGTCTGGTCGCCTGCGTCAACATCATGCCACAGGCGAAATCCATGTACTGGTGGGCAGACGAAATTCAGCAGGAGACCGAGGTCGTCATGCTGGCCAAAACCGTCTCGGACCTGTTCGAGGGGCTCAAGGCTTGCGTTCTCGGCCTGCATCCTTATGAAGTTCCTTGTATCGTGTCACTGGCCCTGGATCAGGGCCATGAGCCCTTTTTACGATGGATTGACGAGCAGACCCGTGACCGTTCGCAGAAATGA
- a CDS encoding tRNA (N6-isopentenyl adenosine(37)-C2)-methylthiotransferase MiaB, protein MRFHILTFGCQMNVADADWLTQSLVSRGWTEACEADAQIFVVTTCSVREKPEQKVYSLLGRLKSYIDQNPDAFVAVGGCVAQQIGEEFWNRFPFVRLVFGTDGTAMVPQSLERLTADPALRISLLDFLDHYPEREQPEGGNVQAQAFVNIMQGCDNFCTYCIVPFTRGRQKSRGSDAVVAECESLVRRGARELTLLGQNVNSYGQDSHGDGTSFASLLERISVIPGLMRLKFTTSHPKDIAPEVVTAFGKLPNLCPQLHLPVQSGSDAVLKAMGRKYTRARYLDTIGELRRVCPQIALTTDIIVGFPGETLQDFEDTLELMRQVRYESSFSFKYSDRPGVRAEKMDFKVPEEEKARRLAVLQELQDRITVEELAAQVGRDAEVLVEGPSKMQDGEQFFWRGRDGGGRIVNFSSPIPCLTGRMVRVRIVDAKKHSLVGEIRGEPW, encoded by the coding sequence GTGAGGTTTCACATACTGACTTTTGGTTGCCAGATGAATGTGGCGGATGCCGACTGGTTGACCCAATCCCTGGTCTCCAGAGGCTGGACCGAGGCGTGCGAGGCGGACGCCCAGATTTTCGTGGTCACAACGTGCAGCGTGCGGGAAAAGCCCGAGCAGAAGGTGTATTCCCTGCTCGGTCGTTTGAAGAGCTACATTGACCAAAACCCGGATGCTTTCGTGGCCGTTGGCGGTTGCGTCGCCCAGCAGATCGGAGAGGAATTCTGGAACCGGTTTCCTTTCGTCCGTCTTGTTTTCGGCACCGACGGAACGGCCATGGTGCCCCAGTCTTTGGAGCGGCTGACCGCGGATCCCGCGCTGCGGATAAGTCTGCTCGATTTTCTGGACCACTACCCCGAGCGCGAGCAGCCCGAAGGCGGCAATGTCCAGGCTCAGGCCTTCGTGAACATCATGCAGGGGTGCGATAATTTCTGCACCTATTGCATCGTGCCCTTCACCAGAGGGCGGCAGAAATCGCGCGGCTCCGATGCCGTCGTGGCCGAATGTGAATCCCTGGTGCGGCGTGGCGCCCGCGAGTTGACCCTGCTGGGACAGAACGTGAACAGCTACGGGCAGGACAGTCATGGTGATGGAACATCCTTTGCTTCCCTGCTGGAACGGATTTCCGTCATTCCGGGCCTCATGCGCCTTAAATTTACGACATCGCACCCAAAGGATATCGCCCCTGAGGTCGTGACCGCGTTCGGCAAATTGCCCAATCTTTGCCCGCAGCTGCACCTGCCCGTGCAGTCCGGCTCGGATGCCGTCCTGAAGGCCATGGGGCGTAAATACACCAGGGCGCGCTATCTGGACACTATCGGGGAGCTGCGCAGGGTTTGTCCGCAAATTGCGCTGACTACGGACATCATTGTCGGTTTCCCAGGGGAGACTCTTCAGGATTTTGAAGATACCCTGGAACTTATGCGCCAGGTGCGTTACGAATCCAGCTTCTCCTTCAAGTACTCGGACCGGCCGGGAGTGCGGGCCGAGAAGATGGACTTCAAGGTCCCCGAAGAGGAGAAGGCGCGGCGTCTGGCGGTCTTGCAGGAACTGCAGGACCGGATCACCGTCGAGGAGTTGGCCGCGCAGGTGGGCCGGGATGCGGAGGTGCTGGTCGAGGGACCGAGCAAGATGCAGGACGGCGAGCAATTTTTTTGGAGAGGCCGTGACGGGGGCGGACGGATTGTCAATTTCTCATCGCCCATACCTTGCCTGACAGGCAGAATGGTTCGCGTGCGCATCGTGGACGCGAAGAAACACTCCCTCGTGGGAGAGATTCGAGGTGAACCGTGGTAG
- a CDS encoding PHP domain-containing protein — protein MIDLHTHSSFSDGELIPAELARRAKVAGYRAIAITDHADASNMDFVLPRVAAMAKEYSIYMDLVIVAGVELTHVPPALMEQEVLRARALGAGIVVAHGETIVEPVETGTNLAAIEAGVDVLAHPGLITSEEVRLAAKKGVLLEITTRAGHGYTNGHVLALARAHGARVVVNNDAHAPRDLVCAELRRKIALGCGMTSEEYRQADGDAWALVSRSLYL, from the coding sequence GTGATCGATCTGCACACCCATTCGAGCTTCAGCGACGGGGAGCTGATCCCGGCCGAACTGGCTCGCCGGGCCAAGGTGGCCGGATACCGGGCCATCGCCATCACCGACCACGCCGACGCCTCCAACATGGACTTCGTGCTGCCTCGCGTGGCCGCCATGGCGAAGGAGTATTCCATTTACATGGATCTCGTCATCGTGGCCGGGGTCGAGCTGACGCACGTTCCGCCCGCCCTCATGGAGCAGGAGGTGCTGCGAGCCCGTGCCCTTGGAGCCGGAATAGTCGTGGCCCATGGCGAGACCATCGTCGAACCGGTGGAGACGGGCACGAATCTCGCGGCAATCGAGGCCGGGGTTGATGTGCTGGCCCATCCCGGACTGATCACGTCGGAAGAGGTCCGGCTGGCGGCGAAAAAAGGCGTGCTGCTCGAAATCACGACCCGGGCCGGACACGGATACACCAATGGGCATGTCCTGGCCCTGGCCCGTGCGCATGGCGCCAGGGTGGTGGTCAACAACGACGCCCATGCTCCTCGTGACCTGGTCTGCGCAGAGCTGCGTCGCAAGATCGCCCTTGGGTGCGGCATGACCTCCGAAGAATACCGGCAGGCGGACGGGGATGCCTGGGCGCTTGTGTCCCGGAGTCTTTACCTGTAG
- a CDS encoding protein TolQ, which translates to MDVVAQTGVVEQMNVTQPIDSMQSLGAATQLGGMSQMGFWDMISNATVVVQGVMSLLAIMSLISWSIIFFKIIQINVGRRKALRERAMFQNATNLADGVQTLREQGNSALYPIAKRGLQEFRRLEQSVIHPNLKFRVAGDNLRRVLEQGVSEGLGEMSRSLSFLATCANAAPFIGLFGTVWGIMNSFHAIGQMKTAALAAVAPGISEALVATAIGLAVAIPATIAYNTFLGMITTVHTEMECFASEFLNRAQLELPWMNKRSE; encoded by the coding sequence ATGGACGTAGTAGCTCAGACAGGCGTTGTTGAGCAGATGAATGTTACGCAGCCGATCGATTCCATGCAATCCCTGGGAGCTGCCACGCAGCTTGGCGGAATGTCGCAAATGGGTTTCTGGGACATGATTTCCAACGCGACCGTGGTTGTGCAGGGTGTCATGAGCCTGCTGGCCATTATGTCGCTCATCAGTTGGTCGATCATTTTTTTCAAGATCATTCAGATCAATGTCGGACGACGCAAGGCCCTCCGCGAGCGCGCGATGTTTCAGAACGCCACTAATCTGGCCGACGGAGTGCAGACCTTGCGCGAGCAGGGCAATTCGGCCCTGTATCCCATTGCCAAGCGGGGCCTGCAGGAGTTTCGTCGCCTTGAACAATCCGTGATTCATCCCAACCTGAAGTTCCGCGTTGCTGGGGACAACCTGCGTCGGGTGCTCGAACAGGGAGTGAGCGAGGGGCTTGGGGAAATGTCCAGATCCTTGTCGTTTTTGGCGACATGCGCCAATGCGGCCCCGTTTATCGGGCTTTTCGGAACCGTCTGGGGCATCATGAATTCGTTTCATGCCATCGGTCAGATGAAGACGGCGGCGCTGGCTGCGGTAGCGCCCGGCATCTCCGAGGCTCTGGTGGCCACCGCCATCGGCCTGGCCGTGGCCATCCCGGCGACCATCGCCTACAATACGTTTCTCGGCATGATCACGACCGTGCATACGGAGATGGAGTGCTTCGCCAGCGAATTTTTGAATCGCGCCCAGCTTGAACTCCCATGGATGAACAAGCGGAGTGAATAA
- a CDS encoding protein TolR, translating to MQVNSGKGFLAEINVTPFVDVMLVLLIIFMVTAPMLTQGVEVDLPETKAVETLPEDSDTVVLHVLKDGTIKLDKYEVKVDELGNYLKRMEFEKGKLLYLQADKDVAYGVVVKVMAEVRAAGVQKLGVVAEPEEENP from the coding sequence ATGCAGGTAAATTCGGGAAAAGGCTTTTTGGCGGAGATCAATGTCACGCCCTTTGTGGACGTCATGTTGGTGCTGCTCATAATTTTCATGGTGACTGCGCCCATGTTGACCCAGGGCGTCGAGGTCGACCTGCCTGAAACAAAGGCGGTTGAGACCCTGCCCGAGGACAGTGACACAGTGGTGTTGCACGTGCTCAAGGATGGGACCATCAAGCTCGACAAATACGAGGTCAAGGTCGATGAGCTGGGTAACTATCTCAAGAGGATGGAGTTTGAGAAAGGAAAACTGCTCTATCTGCAGGCCGACAAGGATGTCGCATACGGCGTGGTCGTCAAGGTGATGGCGGAAGTCAGGGCTGCAGGCGTGCAAAAGCTTGGAGTCGTGGCTGAACCTGAGGAAGAGAACCCCTAG
- the pal gene encoding peptidoglycan-associated lipoprotein, with translation MKKLGVFGLIVLVFCLAMAGGCSKKVSSTPAGATAAGAGDGSGAQGGLTAEQLEAQRLAELQRQAIEKIGADKIYFAFDSNELTQESRQVLTEKAELLKANPALSLLVEGHCDERGTNEYNLALGERRARATYEFLVLLGIDSSKLQIISYGEEYPAVQGSNEEAWSKNRRAEFKASAN, from the coding sequence ATGAAGAAGTTAGGCGTTTTTGGATTGATCGTTTTGGTTTTTTGTTTGGCCATGGCTGGCGGTTGCTCCAAAAAAGTGAGCTCCACCCCTGCTGGCGCGACTGCTGCTGGTGCTGGAGACGGCTCCGGTGCTCAGGGTGGTTTGACGGCAGAGCAGCTCGAAGCGCAGCGCCTTGCTGAACTGCAGCGTCAGGCTATCGAAAAGATCGGTGCAGACAAGATTTATTTTGCTTTTGATTCCAATGAATTGACTCAGGAATCCCGCCAGGTTTTGACGGAGAAGGCCGAGCTGTTGAAGGCCAATCCTGCATTGTCCCTGCTTGTTGAAGGACATTGCGACGAACGCGGAACCAACGAGTACAACTTGGCTCTTGGCGAACGCAGAGCCCGTGCTACCTATGAGTTTCTCGTTCTTTTGGGAATTGATTCGTCCAAGCTGCAGATTATCAGCTACGGCGAAGAATACCCCGCGGTTCAGGGTTCCAACGAGGAAGCCTGGTCCAAGAACAGACGCGCAGAATTCAAGGCCAGCGCAAACTAG
- a CDS encoding glucans biosynthesis glucosyltransferase MdoH codes for MKREFLNEPWRKIASRRRLLLLILVLTPALIAASVMGSLLPHRGTTYLEASIIFVYCVLFIWISLGFWTALAGFWTLLKKDDRFAVTRSRGELDAPIRAHVKTAILFPVCNEDPERIMAGIQAVWRSLVRLGAADRFDIHILSDSSDPDRWVQEETAWNRLCENLSAHGHIFYRRRRINLKRKSGNVADFCRRHGAHYTYMIVFDADSVMSGETLIRMVRIMERRRNVGILQTAPACTGRETLIARAQQFANRAYGPMYAAGLHHWFLGDAQFWGHNAIIRVKPFIKHCALTRLPGKPPLGGDILSHDFVESALMRRAGYAVWLAYDLEGSYEEVPPNLLNELKRDRRWCQGNLQHLRLVFTRGIFPGHRALFLNGVMAYGSALLWFLFLALATAAAITEAVVQPDYFAPAKSLFPIWPVWDPTPALFLLAGTAVILFLPKVCALLLALIKGRRKQFGGFFALCGSIMTEVVLSTLLAPVRMLFHSKYVFLTLMGMGIGWGTQQRDDEGTRFWDALRFHGGGTLLGLVWGVAMFQINRVFFWWSSPLVVSLLLSIPVSMLTSRAELGRLFRGMRIFTTPEEIRLPREYEDIDSYLQKIAEDRSSFGIPPEEGFLRAAVIPGVNTLHRTMLRGPRTLAPEIEKRRDAILEKTMDNGPESLSKKEKKELLYDAQRMKRLHEHIWSLPQDDLEKRWKVRLD; via the coding sequence ATGAAAAGAGAATTCTTGAACGAACCCTGGCGCAAGATCGCCAGCCGCCGCAGACTCCTGCTCCTGATCCTGGTCCTGACCCCGGCTCTGATCGCCGCCAGCGTCATGGGATCGCTGCTCCCGCATCGTGGGACCACCTACCTCGAAGCGAGCATCATTTTCGTCTACTGCGTGCTCTTCATCTGGATCTCGCTCGGATTCTGGACCGCCCTGGCCGGATTTTGGACACTGCTCAAAAAAGACGACCGCTTTGCCGTGACACGCTCACGCGGAGAGCTCGATGCACCCATCCGCGCCCACGTCAAGACCGCCATCCTCTTTCCCGTCTGCAACGAGGACCCGGAGCGGATCATGGCCGGAATCCAGGCCGTCTGGCGCTCGCTGGTCAGACTTGGCGCGGCGGACAGATTCGACATTCACATCCTCAGCGACTCAAGCGACCCCGACCGCTGGGTGCAGGAAGAGACAGCCTGGAACAGGCTGTGCGAAAACCTCAGTGCGCATGGTCACATCTTCTACCGTCGCCGACGCATCAATCTTAAGCGCAAAAGCGGCAACGTAGCCGATTTTTGCCGCCGCCACGGCGCCCATTACACTTACATGATCGTCTTTGACGCTGACTCCGTCATGTCCGGCGAAACGCTGATCCGCATGGTGCGCATCATGGAACGCAGACGGAACGTCGGCATCCTGCAAACCGCCCCGGCCTGCACGGGGCGCGAGACACTCATCGCCCGCGCCCAGCAGTTCGCCAACAGGGCCTATGGCCCAATGTACGCGGCAGGGCTGCATCACTGGTTCCTGGGAGATGCGCAGTTCTGGGGACACAACGCCATCATCCGGGTCAAGCCCTTCATCAAGCATTGTGCACTGACGCGCTTGCCAGGCAAGCCTCCGCTGGGCGGCGACATCCTCTCCCACGACTTTGTGGAATCCGCCCTCATGCGCCGCGCGGGATACGCCGTCTGGCTGGCCTATGACCTTGAGGGCAGCTACGAAGAGGTACCCCCCAACCTGCTCAACGAGCTCAAACGTGACCGACGCTGGTGTCAGGGCAACCTGCAGCATCTTCGCCTTGTTTTCACGCGCGGGATCTTTCCCGGACACCGCGCCCTGTTTCTAAACGGAGTCATGGCCTATGGCTCTGCGCTGCTCTGGTTCCTGTTCCTGGCCCTGGCCACTGCCGCAGCGATCACCGAGGCCGTAGTCCAGCCCGACTATTTCGCTCCAGCCAAATCCCTCTTTCCCATATGGCCCGTCTGGGATCCCACACCGGCCCTGTTCCTGCTGGCCGGAACCGCCGTCATCCTCTTTCTGCCCAAGGTCTGCGCCTTGCTCCTGGCTCTGATCAAGGGCCGTCGAAAACAGTTCGGAGGTTTCTTCGCATTGTGCGGCAGCATCATGACGGAGGTCGTGCTGTCGACCCTGCTGGCCCCCGTGCGCATGCTCTTTCACAGCAAGTACGTCTTCTTGACTCTCATGGGCATGGGTATCGGCTGGGGCACCCAGCAGCGCGACGACGAAGGCACGCGCTTCTGGGACGCCCTGCGCTTTCACGGCGGCGGGACGCTGCTGGGCCTTGTCTGGGGAGTTGCGATGTTTCAAATCAACCGGGTCTTCTTCTGGTGGAGTTCGCCGCTGGTGGTATCCCTCTTGCTCTCCATCCCGGTGTCCATGCTCACCAGCCGGGCCGAACTGGGCCGACTTTTTCGTGGCATGCGGATTTTCACGACGCCGGAAGAAATCCGTCTGCCTCGCGAATACGAGGACATTGACAGCTATCTGCAAAAAATCGCCGAAGACAGATCCAGCTTCGGCATCCCACCCGAGGAAGGCTTTCTCAGAGCTGCCGTCATCCCGGGAGTCAACACCCTGCACCGCACCATGCTGCGCGGACCTCGCACCCTGGCCCCGGAAATTGAAAAGCGCCGCGACGCCATCCTGGAAAAAACCATGGACAACGGCCCGGAATCTCTCTCCAAAAAAGAAAAGAAGGAACTCCTGTATGACGCACAGCGCATGAAAAGGCTGCACGAGCACATCTGGTCACTGCCTCAGGATGATCTTGAAAAGCGCTGGAAAGTCAGGCTGGACTAA
- a CDS encoding glucan biosynthesis protein D, translated as MFSHNGLCGLVAGLFLFLSTVPLQAQPQSQAQTASFGLQDVAAMARELSAKPYEDNAGLVPQVLKTISYDQWRDIRFVPEKSLWRNEKLPFELQFFHPGLFYDRTVAINVVEKNVPTRLAFDTEAFNYGKNDFAAQIPAEMGYAGFRIHTAINTKNYLDEFLVFLGASYFRAVGKGQNYGLSARGLAIDTAEPSGEEFPFFKEFWIVKPGKKDKSIIIYALLDSRSVTGAYRFEVTTGAETVLDVESILFVRESVVKLGIAPLTSMFIFGENSNPRVSDDFRPEVHDSDGLMAALENGEWIWRPLQNPKSLSVNVFSAPNIRGMGLMQRDTEYASYLDLEAKYEARPSAWIEPKGDWGPGKLHLVQIPSPEEIHDNIVTFWTPDINPQPGQAVTFDYRMRWSPPKRVASPEGQVIFTRTGKGKKPNSRLFVLEFMGGKLEDLPDDAALDANVWVGMGGKLLEKRVHKNPVTGGWRLVFEIEPDSTSALSMVLPDKRPSIEMRAILQHGVTPLTETWTYAIKL; from the coding sequence ATGTTCAGTCATAACGGATTGTGCGGTCTTGTGGCCGGACTTTTCCTCTTTTTATCCACCGTCCCGCTCCAGGCTCAGCCACAGAGCCAGGCCCAGACCGCCAGCTTCGGCCTGCAGGACGTCGCGGCCATGGCACGAGAGCTCTCGGCCAAACCTTACGAAGACAACGCAGGGCTGGTACCGCAGGTCCTGAAGACCATCTCGTATGACCAGTGGCGGGACATTCGCTTTGTCCCGGAAAAAAGCCTGTGGCGAAATGAAAAGCTGCCCTTTGAGCTGCAATTTTTTCATCCGGGGCTGTTTTACGACCGCACGGTAGCCATCAACGTGGTGGAAAAGAACGTTCCCACCCGCCTGGCCTTCGACACTGAAGCCTTCAATTACGGAAAGAACGATTTTGCCGCCCAGATTCCGGCCGAAATGGGCTACGCGGGATTTCGCATCCACACCGCCATCAACACCAAGAACTATCTTGATGAATTCCTGGTCTTTCTCGGGGCCAGCTATTTCAGGGCCGTGGGCAAAGGGCAGAACTACGGTCTGTCCGCCCGTGGCCTCGCCATCGACACGGCGGAGCCCTCGGGCGAGGAATTTCCTTTTTTCAAGGAATTCTGGATCGTAAAACCCGGCAAAAAAGACAAGTCCATCATCATCTACGCCCTGCTGGATTCACGCAGCGTTACCGGAGCCTATCGCTTCGAAGTCACTACGGGGGCGGAAACCGTGCTCGACGTCGAGTCCATTCTTTTTGTGCGCGAATCGGTGGTCAAGCTGGGTATCGCGCCACTGACCAGCATGTTCATCTTCGGGGAAAATTCCAATCCACGCGTGAGCGACGATTTCAGGCCCGAAGTACACGACTCAGACGGCCTGATGGCAGCCCTTGAAAACGGAGAATGGATCTGGAGGCCGCTGCAGAATCCCAAATCCCTGTCCGTCAATGTCTTCAGCGCGCCCAATATCCGGGGCATGGGCCTCATGCAGCGCGACACCGAGTATGCCAGCTACCTCGACCTTGAAGCAAAATACGAGGCCAGGCCCAGCGCCTGGATCGAACCCAAGGGCGACTGGGGCCCCGGGAAGCTTCATCTGGTTCAGATTCCCTCCCCGGAAGAGATTCATGACAACATCGTCACCTTCTGGACTCCGGACATCAATCCGCAGCCGGGGCAAGCCGTCACCTTTGACTACAGGATGCGCTGGTCTCCGCCCAAGCGCGTGGCCTCTCCAGAGGGCCAGGTCATCTTCACGCGCACCGGAAAAGGCAAAAAGCCCAATTCCAGGCTGTTCGTGCTCGAATTCATGGGCGGCAAGCTTGAAGATTTGCCGGATGACGCAGCCCTTGATGCCAACGTCTGGGTCGGAATGGGTGGCAAACTCCTGGAAAAACGCGTCCACAAAAACCCTGTCACAGGCGGCTGGCGTCTGGTATTCGAAATCGAACCCGACTCGACTTCGGCTCTCTCCATGGTCCTTCCGGACAAGAGACCAAGCATCGAAATGCGGGCAATCCTGCAACACGGCGTAACTCCGCTGACCGAAACGTGGACCTACGCCATAAAGCTCTGA
- a CDS encoding sigma-54-dependent Fis family transcriptional regulator, whose product MSTSTCSTELRVLLAISKVIDQALDLESALESILKILSDTMNMRRATVTLYDPLSGRLAISTSYGLSALEKQRGVYRMDEGITGIIFRTAKPYVVPDISLEPLFLDKTGTRRISRERISFVGVPILLHGTPIGVMNVDRVFTGQEQLDADTEFLTVVATLISQFLSLNEKVKKREAALQQENTSLKYQIARENHGPYIVGKSQAMLEVEQYVAKVAITKATVLLLGESGTGKTLIGRIIHELSDRKTHPFIKVNCAAIPENLLEAELFGYEKGAFTGANSAKPGRFEDAHLGTIFLDEIGELPLTLQSKLLRVLQEREFERIGSNKTRKVDVRIISATNRELEVLVGRGLFREDLYYRLNVFPVHVPAVRERKEDIPRLLNHFQKEMEREYGRSLTLTTGTLDLLLAYDWPGNVRELENLVERLAILTDDKPVEAELVRGFLTHEAHRPGTVRQAPQPFIPSEQENLCQPLKETERREVLAALKRNAWIQYKAARELNLTPRQMGYRVRKFNLEELIAKGRVEHRKEQS is encoded by the coding sequence ATGAGTACCTCAACCTGTTCCACCGAATTGCGCGTCCTGCTGGCCATCAGCAAGGTCATCGATCAGGCCCTGGACCTGGAAAGCGCTCTGGAATCAATTCTGAAGATTCTGTCCGACACCATGAACATGCGCAGGGCCACGGTCACTCTGTACGATCCCCTCTCTGGCCGCTTGGCCATATCCACCTCCTACGGCCTCTCGGCGCTTGAAAAACAGCGCGGAGTATATCGCATGGACGAAGGGATCACGGGAATCATTTTCCGCACGGCAAAACCATATGTGGTCCCGGACATTTCCCTGGAACCTCTCTTTCTGGACAAAACGGGCACGCGCCGAATCAGCCGGGAACGCATATCGTTTGTAGGCGTGCCCATTCTGCTGCACGGAACCCCCATCGGGGTCATGAACGTGGACCGCGTCTTCACGGGCCAGGAACAACTTGATGCCGACACGGAATTTCTGACCGTGGTGGCCACGCTCATTTCTCAATTCCTGAGTCTTAACGAAAAAGTAAAAAAAAGAGAGGCCGCCCTCCAGCAGGAAAACACCTCGCTCAAGTACCAAATCGCCAGGGAGAATCATGGCCCCTACATCGTGGGCAAGAGCCAGGCCATGCTCGAAGTCGAGCAATACGTGGCCAAGGTCGCCATCACCAAGGCCACGGTGCTGCTCCTCGGGGAATCGGGGACGGGCAAGACCCTCATCGGACGCATCATCCACGAACTGTCGGACCGCAAAACCCATCCATTCATCAAGGTCAACTGCGCCGCCATTCCCGAAAACCTGCTGGAGGCGGAACTTTTCGGCTACGAGAAAGGGGCTTTTACAGGCGCCAACAGCGCCAAGCCCGGCCGTTTCGAGGATGCGCACCTGGGTACGATCTTCCTGGATGAAATCGGCGAACTACCCCTCACCCTGCAATCCAAGCTGCTGCGAGTGCTGCAGGAACGCGAATTCGAACGCATAGGCAGCAACAAGACGCGCAAGGTCGATGTACGCATCATCAGCGCCACCAACCGCGAACTTGAAGTCCTCGTAGGCCGAGGACTCTTTCGCGAAGACCTCTACTACCGACTGAACGTCTTCCCGGTGCACGTGCCGGCGGTGCGGGAACGCAAGGAAGATATCCCGCGGCTTCTGAATCACTTTCAAAAGGAAATGGAACGCGAATATGGGCGCAGTCTGACCCTGACCACGGGCACTCTCGATCTGCTGCTGGCTTACGATTGGCCCGGCAACGTGCGCGAGCTTGAAAATCTGGTCGAGCGCCTGGCCATTCTGACCGACGACAAACCGGTGGAAGCGGAACTGGTACGAGGCTTCCTCACTCACGAAGCGCACCGCCCCGGAACGGTCAGGCAGGCTCCCCAGCCTTTCATCCCCTCCGAGCAGGAAAATCTTTGCCAACCCCTCAAGGAAACCGAGCGCAGAGAGGTTCTGGCGGCGCTCAAACGAAATGCCTGGATTCAGTACAAGGCAGCCCGGGAACTTAACCTGACACCTCGCCAGATGGGGTACCGGGTACGAAAATTCAACCTCGAGGAACTCATCGCCAAAGGGCGAGTCGAGCACCGCAAAGAGCAATCCTAA
- a CDS encoding YihY/virulence factor BrkB family protein: MEESGTPTDRLVQFLTQPHRHARHEGSAISWFLVRLGRTIVLAVLGFNRRQGSSHASALTFYTLLSLVPLAAMAFGVAKGFGFEQLLEKELLKHFTAQQEVIQQVIEFARNMLENTKGGLIAGIGVIVLFWSVVKVLGQIEDNFNQIWSVSSRSIVRKFTDYLSMMVIAPVLLIMSSSVTVFIVSKVSALTSQVGLEEVATPAISLGLSLAPYILLWVLFCVVYLIMPNTRVQLGSAFLAAILAGSAYQFLQIGYVKFQIYVTSYNAIYGSFAALPLFLIWLQLSWSIVLFGAEIAHAFPQSNVVDPKSGLHSRSTAQTRLLALGICHAVVQRFHQDKPALTEEDIAHRLAISPRETREMVDLLIRAHLLSRVQDENQNTFRLLPARDSAHISLRNVVAAIDTIDENPRFTEQHPSLANLSACLDAFESRKDLGMADTLLRDIEPTKCAESAPNESS, from the coding sequence ATGGAAGAAAGCGGCACACCAACAGATCGTCTGGTCCAATTCCTCACCCAGCCCCACCGGCATGCCCGGCACGAGGGCTCTGCCATCTCGTGGTTTCTGGTCCGCCTCGGCAGAACCATCGTCCTTGCGGTGCTGGGCTTCAACCGCCGTCAGGGCTCATCTCATGCATCGGCGCTGACCTTCTACACCCTCCTCTCACTGGTCCCTCTGGCGGCAATGGCGTTCGGCGTGGCCAAAGGCTTCGGGTTCGAACAGCTGCTTGAAAAAGAGCTCCTCAAGCATTTCACGGCCCAGCAGGAAGTGATCCAGCAGGTCATCGAATTCGCACGCAACATGCTCGAAAACACCAAGGGAGGGCTCATCGCCGGGATCGGCGTGATCGTCCTCTTCTGGTCCGTGGTCAAGGTTCTCGGCCAGATCGAGGACAACTTCAACCAGATCTGGTCAGTGTCCTCGCGCTCCATCGTGCGCAAATTCACCGACTATCTCTCCATGATGGTCATCGCGCCTGTGCTGCTCATCATGTCCAGCAGCGTCACCGTCTTCATCGTCTCCAAGGTGTCCGCCCTTACTTCCCAAGTCGGTCTGGAAGAGGTCGCGACTCCGGCCATTTCCCTGGGCCTCAGCCTGGCCCCCTACATACTGTTATGGGTGCTTTTCTGCGTGGTCTACCTGATCATGCCCAACACCCGCGTCCAACTCGGCAGCGCTTTCCTGGCCGCCATTCTTGCGGGCTCGGCCTACCAATTCCTCCAGATCGGCTACGTTAAATTCCAGATCTATGTGACCAGCTACAACGCCATCTACGGCAGCTTCGCGGCCTTGCCCCTCTTCCTGATCTGGTTGCAACTGAGCTGGAGCATTGTTCTCTTCGGTGCCGAGATCGCTCATGCCTTTCCTCAATCGAATGTCGTCGATCCCAAATCGGGCCTTCATTCCAGGAGCACGGCGCAAACCAGACTTCTGGCACTTGGAATCTGCCACGCCGTGGTGCAACGCTTTCACCAGGACAAACCAGCCCTGACCGAAGAGGACATCGCCCACAGGCTCGCCATCTCCCCGCGCGAAACGCGGGAAATGGTCGACTTGCTGATACGGGCGCACCTCTTGAGCCGCGTTCAGGATGAAAACCAAAACACGTTCCGACTCCTGCCCGCCCGCGACAGCGCACACATCAGCCTGCGAAATGTCGTCGCCGCCATCGACACCATCGATGAGAATCCGCGTTTTACCGAGCAGCACCCAAGCCTCGCCAACCTTTCCGCCTGCCTTGACGCGTTCGAGTCCCGAAAGGACCTCGGCATGGCCGATACGCTGCTGCGCGACATAGAACCAACCAAGTGCGCGGAAAGCGCCCCTAACGAATCATCATGA